A part of Variovorax sp. HW608 genomic DNA contains:
- a CDS encoding glycosyltransferase: MRLLHFVPSVDPHGGGPIEGVRRLRDALAAIGHPGDILCLDSPDADFVTGFPGQVTALGPSSRSYFYNDRVVAWLEAHAAEYDAVIVNGLWQYTGLATWRALGRSATPYFVYTHGMLDPWFKRRYPLKHLKKWLYWPWAEYRVLRDAAAVIFTCEEERLLARQSFWLYRAREVVGSYGTSPPPTNARALAAAFTAAFPEVQGKRPLLYLGRIHEKKGGDLLIEAFGQVLGDAPDLHLVMAGPGDDDIVNPLKRRAEELGIAPRITWTGMLSGDLKWGAFYACDVFCLPSHQENFGIAVVEALACGKPVLISDKVNIWREIEQDGAGLVGPDTLAGTVQTLRRWLSLPRADVAAMRIAALRCFQARFQIGQVAETLVRIISDHSPGASHLGPLERASNQPRNAA; the protein is encoded by the coding sequence GTGAGACTGCTCCACTTCGTTCCATCGGTTGATCCACACGGCGGCGGGCCCATCGAAGGCGTCAGGCGACTTCGGGACGCCCTGGCGGCCATCGGGCACCCGGGCGACATCCTGTGCCTGGACAGCCCCGACGCCGACTTCGTGACCGGCTTTCCCGGACAGGTGACCGCGCTCGGGCCGTCCTCGCGCAGCTACTTCTACAACGACCGGGTGGTTGCGTGGCTGGAGGCGCACGCAGCGGAGTACGACGCCGTGATCGTCAACGGCCTCTGGCAATACACCGGCCTCGCGACCTGGCGCGCGCTCGGCCGTTCGGCAACGCCCTACTTCGTCTACACGCACGGCATGCTGGACCCGTGGTTCAAGCGGCGCTACCCGCTCAAGCACCTGAAGAAATGGCTGTACTGGCCCTGGGCGGAGTACCGCGTGCTGCGCGATGCGGCCGCGGTGATCTTCACCTGCGAAGAGGAGCGCCTTCTTGCGCGCCAGTCCTTCTGGCTCTATCGCGCCCGCGAGGTGGTCGGCTCCTACGGCACCTCGCCGCCGCCGACGAACGCGCGCGCGCTGGCCGCCGCTTTCACCGCCGCCTTCCCGGAAGTGCAGGGCAAGCGGCCGCTGCTCTACCTCGGCCGCATCCACGAGAAGAAGGGCGGCGACCTGCTCATCGAGGCCTTCGGGCAGGTGCTCGGCGATGCGCCGGACCTGCACCTCGTGATGGCCGGCCCCGGCGACGACGACATCGTGAACCCACTGAAGCGCCGCGCCGAAGAGCTCGGCATCGCGCCGCGCATCACCTGGACCGGCATGCTGTCGGGCGATCTCAAATGGGGCGCGTTCTACGCCTGCGACGTGTTCTGCCTGCCCTCGCACCAGGAGAACTTCGGCATCGCGGTGGTCGAAGCGCTCGCCTGCGGCAAGCCGGTGCTCATCAGCGACAAGGTGAACATCTGGCGCGAGATCGAGCAGGACGGCGCCGGGCTCGTCGGCCCCGACACGCTGGCCGGCACCGTCCAGACCTTGCGCCGGTGGCTCTCGCTGCCGCGCGCGGACGTCGCGGCCATGCGCATCGCGGCGCTGCGCTGCTTCCAGGCGCGCTTCCAGATCGGGCAAGTCGCGGAGACGCTCGTGCGGATCATCAGCGACCACTCGCCCGGCGCGTCGCATCTCGGCCCTCTCGAACGCGCCTCGAATCAACCTCGAAACGCTGCCTGA
- a CDS encoding glycosyltransferase WbuB translates to MKLLVYGINFAPELTGIGKYTGEMVAWLAAQGHEVRVVTAPPYYPDWAVRPGYNAARYVTESWNGATVVRTPLWVPRKVTGTRRLVHLASFALSSIPALLAQWHWKPDVVWVTEPPLFCSPAALAFARLRSAKAWLHIQDYEVDAAFDLGLLKGERVRSIVAAMERRLMRGFDRISTISMRMMERARSKGTEDARRVSLPNWADVSGIRPLSGQSPYRAELGIPRDAVVALYSGNMGAKQGLELLAETASLLAGQRDLHFVFCGNGAGRAELMQRCADLPNVRFLDLQPMERLGDLLGLADIHLLPQRADAADLVMPSKLTGMLSSGRPVVAGARPETELGQVTAQCGIAVPPDDPRAFADAVRSLASQPELRRELGVRARAYAEENFDRDAVLRQFERDLQACVAETRR, encoded by the coding sequence ATGAAGCTCCTCGTCTACGGCATCAACTTCGCACCCGAACTGACCGGCATCGGCAAGTACACCGGCGAGATGGTCGCCTGGCTTGCCGCCCAGGGGCATGAGGTGCGCGTCGTGACCGCGCCGCCCTACTACCCCGACTGGGCGGTCCGGCCCGGCTACAACGCGGCCCGCTACGTCACGGAGAGCTGGAACGGCGCGACGGTCGTCCGCACACCGCTCTGGGTACCGCGCAAGGTCACGGGCACCCGCCGCCTCGTGCATCTCGCGAGCTTCGCGCTCTCCAGCATCCCCGCGCTGCTCGCGCAATGGCACTGGAAGCCCGACGTGGTGTGGGTCACGGAGCCGCCGCTGTTCTGCTCGCCGGCGGCGCTGGCCTTCGCGCGGCTGCGTTCGGCCAAGGCGTGGCTGCACATCCAGGACTATGAAGTGGATGCCGCCTTCGATCTCGGCCTGCTCAAGGGCGAGCGCGTGCGATCGATCGTCGCCGCGATGGAACGCCGGCTCATGCGCGGCTTCGACCGCATCTCGACCATTTCGATGCGGATGATGGAGCGCGCGCGCAGCAAGGGGACCGAGGACGCACGGCGGGTCTCGCTGCCCAACTGGGCCGATGTATCGGGCATCCGGCCGCTCTCCGGCCAGAGCCCCTATCGCGCCGAACTCGGCATCCCCCGCGATGCGGTCGTCGCGCTCTATTCGGGCAACATGGGCGCCAAGCAGGGGCTCGAGCTCCTGGCCGAAACGGCATCGCTGCTCGCCGGCCAGCGCGACCTCCATTTCGTCTTCTGCGGCAACGGCGCCGGTCGCGCCGAGCTCATGCAGCGCTGCGCAGACCTGCCCAACGTGCGCTTCCTCGACCTGCAGCCGATGGAGCGCCTGGGCGATCTCCTCGGCCTCGCGGACATCCATCTGCTGCCGCAGCGCGCCGACGCGGCCGACCTGGTGATGCCGTCCAAGCTCACCGGCATGCTGAGCAGCGGCAGGCCCGTGGTGGCAGGCGCCAGGCCCGAGACCGAGCTCGGCCAGGTCACGGCCCAATGCGGCATCGCGGTGCCGCCGGACGACCCCAGGGCCTTTGCCGATGCGGTGCGCTCGCTCGCCTCGCAACCGGAACTCCGGCGCGAACTCGGCGTCCGCGCGCGCGCCTATGCAGAGGAGAACTTCGACCGCGACGCGGTGCTCAGGCAGTTCGAGCGCGACCTGCAGGCCTGCGTGGCAGAGACACGCCGCTGA
- a CDS encoding polysaccharide biosynthesis tyrosine autokinase — translation MNSTLTPKAGSSAFETPEEEEFDIGRYLEVLQANKWLIAGITLVVFVAGFIYAFLERPVYEAGMVIQVESSEGGGKGALAEAGGLVDVKAPASAEIEILRSRMIAQQAAEAANLFVVATPRYVPYIGGWLARRSTGLSDPGFLGQGGYVSGQERIEVTKFNVPEALEGAGFVVTAKDGGRYALSGPGLAEPLGGTVGTALKATSSKGPIELVVTELAGKPGAEFNLQSQPKLPTIIGLQNSLNVYERGRSSGIINVSRQDTDPHKLTRVLNAVGAEYVRQNIERKAAEAQKTLAFLDVQLPQFKKQLEASEDVYNRYRNQKGTVDFSQAATMALTQSVDRQTKLLEAQQRRRELEARFTSAHPLVQTLDAQIAALKSDLGEIQQNIKQLPEAQQEAVRMERDVKVNTELYQSLLNNALQLRLVKEGKVGNVRVVDEAVLPLYPIKPNRKVIIGAALALGLFLGVVAAFLRNAFVERRIRDPHEVEVNSGLPVFSSIPVSAHQDAIAKRRLSGATGVRLLAIEHPDDPAVESLRSLRTAMQFAMLESPNNRVLITGPTPGVGKSFVSANFAALMAAAGRRTLLIDADLRRGHTHQYLGLQRHGGLSELIAGSLTIQQTVHKQVVQNLDFLATGQLPPNPAELLVSDSFKTTLERLSEQYDLVVIDTPPVLVAADTSTVAAHTGTVLLVARADLSTMGEIKESTRRLAMSGKSATGVLLNAMNLGRRTLAATKYGRYRYTHYNYESILPEEQ, via the coding sequence ATGAACTCCACTCTCACCCCCAAGGCCGGTTCCAGCGCATTCGAAACGCCGGAGGAAGAGGAATTCGACATCGGTCGATACCTCGAGGTGCTGCAGGCCAACAAGTGGTTGATCGCCGGGATCACGCTGGTGGTCTTCGTGGCCGGGTTCATCTATGCGTTTCTCGAAAGGCCCGTGTACGAGGCCGGCATGGTCATCCAGGTCGAAAGCTCGGAAGGCGGCGGCAAGGGCGCCCTGGCCGAGGCGGGCGGGCTGGTCGACGTGAAGGCGCCCGCCAGCGCGGAAATCGAAATCCTGCGCTCGCGGATGATCGCGCAGCAGGCAGCCGAGGCGGCGAATCTCTTCGTCGTCGCGACGCCGCGCTACGTCCCCTACATCGGTGGCTGGCTCGCGCGGCGCTCGACCGGGCTTTCGGACCCGGGTTTCCTCGGGCAGGGCGGCTACGTGTCGGGCCAGGAACGCATCGAGGTCACGAAGTTCAACGTGCCGGAAGCGCTCGAAGGCGCGGGATTCGTCGTCACCGCGAAGGACGGCGGGCGCTATGCACTCTCCGGACCCGGCCTGGCCGAGCCGCTCGGCGGAACCGTCGGCACGGCGCTGAAGGCCACCAGCAGCAAGGGACCCATCGAGCTGGTGGTCACCGAGCTCGCGGGCAAGCCCGGTGCCGAATTCAATCTCCAGTCGCAGCCCAAGCTGCCCACCATCATCGGGCTCCAGAACAGCCTGAACGTGTACGAGCGCGGCAGGTCATCGGGGATCATCAACGTGTCGCGGCAGGACACCGATCCGCACAAGCTCACGCGCGTGCTGAATGCGGTGGGCGCGGAGTACGTGCGGCAGAACATCGAACGCAAGGCGGCGGAAGCGCAGAAGACGCTCGCGTTCCTCGATGTGCAGTTGCCGCAGTTCAAGAAGCAGCTCGAGGCCTCCGAAGACGTCTACAACCGTTACCGCAACCAGAAGGGCACGGTGGACTTCAGCCAGGCCGCCACGATGGCGCTCACGCAATCGGTGGACCGCCAGACCAAGCTGCTGGAAGCCCAGCAGCGCCGGCGCGAACTCGAGGCGCGCTTCACCTCTGCCCACCCGCTGGTCCAGACGCTGGATGCACAGATTGCCGCGCTCAAGAGCGACCTGGGCGAGATCCAGCAGAACATCAAGCAACTGCCTGAAGCACAGCAGGAAGCGGTGCGCATGGAGCGCGACGTCAAGGTGAACACCGAGCTGTACCAGTCGCTGCTCAACAATGCGCTGCAACTGCGGCTGGTGAAGGAAGGCAAGGTCGGCAACGTCCGCGTGGTCGACGAGGCCGTCCTGCCGCTCTACCCGATCAAGCCGAACCGGAAGGTCATCATCGGCGCCGCGCTGGCGCTGGGGCTGTTCCTCGGCGTGGTCGCGGCTTTCCTGCGCAATGCTTTCGTCGAACGCCGCATCCGCGATCCGCATGAGGTCGAGGTCAACAGCGGCCTGCCGGTGTTCTCGTCCATTCCGGTGAGCGCGCACCAGGACGCGATCGCCAAGCGGCGCCTGAGCGGTGCCACGGGTGTGAGGCTGCTCGCGATCGAGCACCCCGACGACCCCGCGGTGGAAAGCCTGCGGAGCCTGCGCACGGCGATGCAGTTCGCGATGCTCGAGTCGCCGAACAACCGCGTGCTGATCACCGGCCCGACGCCGGGTGTCGGCAAGAGCTTCGTGTCGGCGAACTTCGCCGCGCTGATGGCGGCGGCCGGGCGCCGTACGCTGCTGATCGACGCCGACCTGCGCCGTGGCCATACGCACCAGTACCTGGGGCTGCAGCGGCACGGCGGCCTTTCCGAACTGATCGCGGGCAGCCTGACGATCCAGCAGACCGTGCACAAGCAGGTGGTGCAGAACCTGGACTTCCTCGCGACCGGCCAGCTGCCGCCGAACCCGGCCGAACTGCTGGTGTCGGATTCGTTCAAGACCACGCTCGAGCGCCTGTCGGAGCAGTACGACCTCGTCGTGATCGACACGCCGCCGGTGCTGGTCGCCGCCGACACGAGCACCGTGGCCGCGCACACGGGCACGGTGCTGCTGGTGGCGCGGGCCGACCTGTCGACCATGGGCGAGATCAAGGAAAGCACGCGCCGCCTCGCGATGAGCGGCAAGTCCGCCACCGGGGTGCTGCTGAATGCGATGAACCTCGGACGCCGGACGCTGGCGGCGACGAAGTACGGCCGCTATCGCTACACCCATTACAACTACGAAAGCATCCTGCCCGAAGAGCAGTGA
- a CDS encoding low molecular weight protein-tyrosine-phosphatase: MAQGLFGAALPHAQVASAGLKALVGEPADPIARELMEERGIDIADHQARQLDAEMCQRADLILVMDREQRRAVEERFQFARGKVFRLGEFGDHDVFDPYRAGRDSFQRSLALIEEGAQQWAKRISRVSS, encoded by the coding sequence ATGGCGCAAGGGCTCTTCGGGGCTGCACTGCCGCATGCGCAAGTCGCTTCTGCGGGGCTGAAGGCGCTCGTCGGCGAGCCGGCGGACCCCATTGCCCGCGAACTGATGGAGGAGCGCGGCATCGACATCGCCGATCACCAGGCGCGGCAACTGGACGCCGAAATGTGCCAGCGCGCCGATCTGATCCTGGTCATGGACCGCGAGCAGCGCCGTGCGGTCGAAGAACGCTTTCAGTTCGCGAGAGGGAAGGTGTTCCGCCTCGGCGAGTTCGGCGATCACGACGTGTTTGATCCGTACCGGGCCGGCCGGGACTCGTTCCAGCGCTCGCTCGCCCTCATCGAGGAAGGCGCCCAGCAGTGGGCCAAACGCATTTCCAGAGTATCCAGTTAA